A window from Piliocolobus tephrosceles isolate RC106 chromosome 11, ASM277652v3, whole genome shotgun sequence encodes these proteins:
- the DHRS9 gene encoding dehydrogenase/reductase SDR family member 9 isoform X1: MGTPSSFIIQERSVPITHRGKMLFWVLGLLILCGFLWTRKGKLKIADITDKYIFITGCDSGFGNLAARTFDKKGFHVIAACLTESGSTALKAETSERLRTVLLDVTDPENVKRTAQWVKNQVGEKGLWGLINNAGVPGVLAPTDWLTLEDYREPIEVNLFGLISVTLNMLPLVKKAQGRVINVSSVGGRLAIVGGGYTPSKYAVEGFNDSLRRDMKAFGVHVSCIEPGLFKTNLADPVKAIEKKLAIWEQLSPDIKQQYGEGYIEKSLDKLKGNKSYVNMDLSPVVECMDHALTSVFPKTHYAAGKDAKIFWIPLSHMPAVLQDFLLLKQKAELANPKAV; encoded by the exons ATGGG GACACCATCTTCTTTTATTATACAAGAAAGGAGTGTACCTATCACACACAGGGGGAAAATGCTCTTTTGGGTGCTAGGCCTCCTAATCCTCTGCGGTTTTCTGTGGACTCGTAAAGGAAAACTAAAGATTGCAGACATCACTGATAAGTACATTTTTATCACTGGATGTGACTCGGGCTTTGGAAACTTGGCAGCCAGAACTTTTGATAAAAAGGGATTTCATGTAATCGCTGCCTGTCTGACTGAATCAGGATCGACCGCTTTAAAGGCAGAAACCTCAGAGAGACTTCGTACTGTGCTTCTGGATGTGACTGACCCAGAGAATGTCAAGAGGACTGCCCAGTGGGTGAAGAACCAAGTTGGGGAAAAAG GTCTCTGGGGTCTGATCAATAATGCTGGTGTTCCTGGTGTGTTGGCTCCCACTGACTGGCTGACACTAGAGGACTACAGAGAACCTATTGAAGTGAATCTGTTTGGACTCATCAGTGTGACACTAAATATGCTTCCCTTGGTCAAGAAAGCTCAAGGGAGAGTTATTAAtgtctccagtgttggaggtcgCCTTGCAATCGTTGGAGGGGGCTATACTCCATCCAAATATGCAGTGGAAGGTTTCAATGACAGCTTAAG ACGGGACATGAAAGCTTTTGGTGTGCACGTCTCATGTATTGAACCAGGATTGTTCAAAACAAACTTGGCAGATCCAGTAAAGGCAATTGAAAAAAAACTCGCCATTTGGGAGCAGCTGTCTCCAGACATCAAACAACAATATGGAGAAGGTTACATTGAAAAAA GTCTAGACAAACTGAAAGGCAATAAATCCTATGTGAACATGGACCTCTCTCCGGTGGTAGAGTGCATGGACCACGCTCTAACAAGTGTCTTCCCTAAGACTCATTATGCTGCTGGAAAAGATGCCAAAATTTTCTGGATACCTCTGTCTCACATGCCAGCAGTTTTGCAAGACTTTTTATTGTTGAAACAGAAAGCAGAGCTGGCTAATCCCAAGGCAGTGTGA
- the DHRS9 gene encoding dehydrogenase/reductase SDR family member 9 isoform X2 has product MLFWVLGLLILCGFLWTRKGKLKIADITDKYIFITGCDSGFGNLAARTFDKKGFHVIAACLTESGSTALKAETSERLRTVLLDVTDPENVKRTAQWVKNQVGEKGLWGLINNAGVPGVLAPTDWLTLEDYREPIEVNLFGLISVTLNMLPLVKKAQGRVINVSSVGGRLAIVGGGYTPSKYAVEGFNDSLRRDMKAFGVHVSCIEPGLFKTNLADPVKAIEKKLAIWEQLSPDIKQQYGEGYIEKSLDKLKGNKSYVNMDLSPVVECMDHALTSVFPKTHYAAGKDAKIFWIPLSHMPAVLQDFLLLKQKAELANPKAV; this is encoded by the exons ATGCTCTTTTGGGTGCTAGGCCTCCTAATCCTCTGCGGTTTTCTGTGGACTCGTAAAGGAAAACTAAAGATTGCAGACATCACTGATAAGTACATTTTTATCACTGGATGTGACTCGGGCTTTGGAAACTTGGCAGCCAGAACTTTTGATAAAAAGGGATTTCATGTAATCGCTGCCTGTCTGACTGAATCAGGATCGACCGCTTTAAAGGCAGAAACCTCAGAGAGACTTCGTACTGTGCTTCTGGATGTGACTGACCCAGAGAATGTCAAGAGGACTGCCCAGTGGGTGAAGAACCAAGTTGGGGAAAAAG GTCTCTGGGGTCTGATCAATAATGCTGGTGTTCCTGGTGTGTTGGCTCCCACTGACTGGCTGACACTAGAGGACTACAGAGAACCTATTGAAGTGAATCTGTTTGGACTCATCAGTGTGACACTAAATATGCTTCCCTTGGTCAAGAAAGCTCAAGGGAGAGTTATTAAtgtctccagtgttggaggtcgCCTTGCAATCGTTGGAGGGGGCTATACTCCATCCAAATATGCAGTGGAAGGTTTCAATGACAGCTTAAG ACGGGACATGAAAGCTTTTGGTGTGCACGTCTCATGTATTGAACCAGGATTGTTCAAAACAAACTTGGCAGATCCAGTAAAGGCAATTGAAAAAAAACTCGCCATTTGGGAGCAGCTGTCTCCAGACATCAAACAACAATATGGAGAAGGTTACATTGAAAAAA GTCTAGACAAACTGAAAGGCAATAAATCCTATGTGAACATGGACCTCTCTCCGGTGGTAGAGTGCATGGACCACGCTCTAACAAGTGTCTTCCCTAAGACTCATTATGCTGCTGGAAAAGATGCCAAAATTTTCTGGATACCTCTGTCTCACATGCCAGCAGTTTTGCAAGACTTTTTATTGTTGAAACAGAAAGCAGAGCTGGCTAATCCCAAGGCAGTGTGA